Genomic DNA from Trichoderma asperellum chromosome 5, complete sequence:
CAGTGCGCCTGTCGCTGTGTCTGGGAGCCAGCAATCCCTCCAGCCCGATTCCCCAGCTACCACTCTTCGTATTTCCATTGCGGCCGCTGAAGCAAAGCTCAACGACGAGAAAAATCGCCTCAAGACCTGGCGTAAGGAATGGAAGTCGCGAATCAACGCTCTCAAGAAGGAGAACGAACTCCTGGACAACCAGATAGGCTCGGCCGGCCACAACGACGACAAGTATAGACAAAAAGTCCGCCAGCAAGAGATACAAAAAGCACAGGCCGAACGCGAAACGGAAACCATAATCGAGCAGCTTAAGAAGTTTGACAGCTCTCCTGAACTagccgagaagaagcaaggaaTGGAACGGACCTACACCAATGAGAAGAAGTTATATGATGCAGCTCAGAAGAGTTTCCGGGAATACAAGGCGAAGCTAGAGGCTGAAGTTCACACAAAGGAAAACGAGAACAGCAACCTAATCACCAAGCGCAACAAGATCGCCACTCGCATCGCCAAAGTCGAAAACGAGCTTGCCAACATTGCTGATGCAAACAATCGAGGCCTCAACGAGGTGGAGCGGCGAAGGCGTGAGCGCGCGAACTGGCAGGAGCAGGTCATTAATACGGAAAAGGCCTACCATGATCAGCTCGGGCAGATTTATGCAGCGAACAATGCAAAGGTCGAGCATATCCGCAGCCTCCAGAATCAGATACAAGGAATTCAAAACTTCTTGAGCCAGGCTAGTAGCATGCCCGTTGAGATGGCCCCTCTCGATCCCACCGCCGTGGCTGCGCATCCTGCGTTTCAGTCACCGCGGCCGCCACAGCAGCAACTTCCCCCGCCTCAGGGCCAACCGCAACCCCCCTGGCATCCCAACCCGATTGGTTTTCCGCCCAACATGTTCGTGCCACTGCCAAACGGCGAGAATCACTCAACCTCGTCTCTCCCTTTTACTCTGCCCGGGATTGCTGCATGGCAGTCGCCGCCCATGACCACCTTCGAGAATCGCGGCATCAAGTCGCGAGGTCGTAGCTCTAGTATGCTCAGCGATGTCAGTGGTTTCACTCAGCCGAGCGATGAGGAGCCCCGGTCTCCCGTTGGCATGGCTATGAACATGGCGCGACGGCCCATGTATACGAAGCGATTCGGCGTTCATGACAGCAGAGGGAGCTCCGGTAGTGGCGGTAGCGGCGGTAGCGGCGGCAGTGGCAGTATGGGTGATCCGTCAAGCCCTGCTTGATCTTGCTTTTGgttcttctcttctaatTGTATCTTTTGTTCCCGGCTGACTTGCTTCCTTTGAGATTTGAAAGATGGGAAACGAAGTGGTTCGACGAGGCTGGCAGTGTGtgtttctgtctctctctagactatttctctctctctctctctctgtttttgtctttcctATTGGCTTGAGGGGGATGGGGCTACAGCAACGCTGGCCCTGTGTCTAACTGGAGGAGCAAAAATGTACGTAGTTTGGCTATAGTCAGATCGGCTTTTGGTTCGATGAATGAAGCAGCGCTTTTATAAATCCTTTGTGTGTCTTTGTCTTGTGTCTTATGTAATAAATGTGTCTTTGTAAGGATTATTTATCTGCCTGTGCACCATAATGTTCAACTACTAGCGCAATAACCGCCAAAATATAGCATGTGAAGGATCATCAGGACTGTGGAATCAATATCCTAATGATAGCACTGACTACAGTGGCACAGGCGCTATAATGAGAATTTCTCCTCTCAGCTTAGCAGAGTGGATAAAGGGCAGCACAATGGCGGGTCTTTTAGTAGGTATAACCGGTCTCTCATTTAGTGAGTgataaatttaaagattGTAAATAAGCTTAAGTTAAAGATACacatatagtttaaattttcGATTTCCCCCTCTGTAGTTCCATGGAATGTAACTGAAAATGTGTGCTATTTATATTGGCTCGCAGGTTCTCTGCTCCTTACACGCATCATATTAACAAAGACTCGCCGTCAGTAATAGGATAGTATGAGCCGCTAAATGATATATAGAGATATGTAGCGGTTTGTTTCTGTCAAAGACTGGGCTACTTATGGCCTTAATTACAGTCTGGGTATATACCAATTCTTTGGAATAAGCACGCTAATACTGATGATTTGGCCAACTATATGAGATGACGAATGgaggtgatgaagagcaatATGCAGAGTTTCAATCAAATTGCTTAAGTTCGTCTGAGAGCGAAGTAACGGTCTATAGAACGCGATCAAGTATTTCTGTGGGTCAACTATGGAAGGGTAACAAAGAAAACACGACCTTGGGACATCTAGTAAAGGCAACTTTGTTATACACGAGACAGAGGAAAGTTCCAAACTTTAAGGCGAGTATGAGGGATTGTATTGCAAAGTATCTGTTTGAAACACTGACTTTGAACTGCTTCGGCGCCTCCAATAGATCACCCCATCTCACCATTTGGTACCTacacttttttcttgtcctAAAACTGCCCATCTATACGTGGTCCATCTCACCCTGGATACCTACACATCCGCCATATCGAGGTGTATCCCCTCATACCTAGGGAGCTAGGGGATCGGCATGGTACCCTTGCCCAAAGTCGTGCTAGCTGGCTGAGAGATGTTTCGTAACCCTGGAAGAGTAAATGACTCTGTGTTGCTTAGGCTCTTCACTCTTCCCAGCAACTTCTCTATGTGGCGGAACGCAGCCGCAGGTGCGAATTCGGGTCCTTGGTGTCCGGCCAGTTTTGTCGCTACGAGTGTGAGACCTCGTTCATGATGGGTTGTGCCCAGAACGCCATGCGATGCTGGTAGGTTGGAGCCATATCCAGTGAAACCACCCGGAATGCGTGTGATTCCGTAGTCTGGTACGTAGAATGGGTCCTGCGGTTGATATTGGAAGCCCAGCCTGCCACCCCACGTCATGTTTTGAATCCCCAGCACTATTCCGTTCAAGGGAACCAATATATCGACACCACCTGCGGCGAGGATGACATTTTGGGTTGTGTCGATGACATTCGGGAGCTGCTTGAGTCCTGGGGGGACAGAAGATTGTTCCTTGCTGTCGTTGGTCAAGAAGACAGACTTAGTGGCGCACGGGACCCAATCTGTTGAAGGAGAGGCATGAATGGCAATCTTGACTTCGCGGCGGTCAAAATAGGGGACACTTccgttggtgttgttgaCAGGATTAGCACCTACGCTGTTAACAAAGGGGCAGTAGTCGATGATATTGTACGTGTTGAAACAAGGGTTCGCCATCCAAGCCATATTACGCACTGTATCCCATAAATTAGAGCAGGTTTCGTTGTTGGCGCCCGGAATGAGGCCAGGCTGTATTCCCGAGGGGGGGAAGACAAGATATTTGTCAAAGTAATCGGTGAAGCCGCAATCTTCATGGATACCACGGAACTTAGACAACTGAAGGTCATCAAAAGGAAGTATATCCTGATAGCGGTTGATGAACGGCAGGATTGGGATGCTGCTCTGCGCAATCGAGTCAAACATGACTCCATCGTAAACAAGCAACCCCCGCATGTTGTAATATTCTGGGTCCTTTGCGTCGATAAAATGGCTGGAGATGTATGGGCCGTACATGCCGGCATACGATTCTCCTGCGATGTAGACTTTCCAACCGTGCATGCCAAAGGTGTCAACAAAATTGCGCCAGAAACCCATGAATTGCTCGGCCagctcgtcttcgtctttgaTGCTGGGCTCGCCCTTGGAATAACCCGTGCCGACAGGCTGATCGATCCAAACGACGTTGGAGAGGAGGTGCCAACTGAAGGGATTGGGGGTGGGTTTCAATGTCCCGGGTTGCCATGAGAAGGGGCCATTTTCCTGAAGTATAGCCAACATGGACGAGCATCCGGGCTATAATGAATTCGTTTCTTGGTTAGCATACTGAATGAGCAAAAGGTTGAAGCTTGTAGACGCAGATGAACTTACGCCGCCACTGAGCCAGATGACAATTTCTTTGTCATTCTGGTGCTCCTTGTTGGCTGTCGGAAAGAACCAAAAGAAGAGCTCATCACTCTCGCCGGGCTTGGTGCTAACAGGGAGATTACCAGCGTACGATTCGCCCACATCAAAGTTGATCTCAGGGAGAGTGGTGCCGTTGACATAGAAACCTACACAGGTTGCAGTTCAGCATTTATTAGCAAAGTCTGCGGCAATGTTGTGAAGCCCAAGGACAGCGGTTTCACTAACCTTTCGTGACAGAGTTGTAAAATCGCGGCTCAGGCTGTGGCTGGGAATCACACCCATCGCCGCTATCCGGGAGGGAAGGGATGGCAGGACCAATGGCACGATTGTCAAGACCAAGAGGGGGAATACCGAGGGAATGATTAGCAGAGGGGGCTGCGACGACGGTGCAGGCGGTTGCCAAGAGGCCCAAAATCCATTGGAGCTTCATGGTATTGGACCGAACCAGACAAAGGATTTGGGCACAGGTATGCAAAAGTAAATCAAGCTAATAAAACAGAAAGAGTAGCAGGAGAACAGAATGGTAAGTGAAACAAAATCCAAGATGTAGAAAATAATATGATATTCCGAGATGGAATGCATACAGATGGTGTAGGTGGGAAAAGTGAAGATAGACTAGAAAGAAGATTGACTGAGAACAGGTAGCTGTTGTGATGATAGTTGGCGTGAGTTGTTGTTTTCTCTGTTCAATCTACCAGAATCTGGTTTCTCTTCGCtccttatataattttccaGACAGGCATGTCACCAGCAAAGCCACTTccaacttcttcctcttccctaCATGTTTCTATTCCTTCTCCTCAGGCTAGACGAAGGGATTCCTACCAAGATACAAGTTGACGTCCTCTTTGTAAAGTACGCGAGTAAGGAGATGCGGCTGCTTCAATGGAATACTCGTATTGAGGCCAATTACAGGAGAGGATGAAACCGCGCTTTTCCGTATTTCGCGCACGACATGTCCATTTACAAGTTTGTATAATGCGAGGAGCCGTTTAATCGTGAGCGGTGAGTCCGACAATGCTTCAGCTCCCTTCTCATTTCTATTGTCATTCTGCTTGCTCCCGCTTGTTGTTTGTTCATGCCCACATCATGTGTAACAGCGATTCAGGAGAAAGATTTGGGATGTAAAAGTTGACGCCAAATACCAATAGGCCGCCACGTTTCAGGAGAAGCGCGGCGAAGGATGAAGCGCAAAGACCTAATTCTGTGGAGGAGATGGCGGAAGCTGTGTCATCTGTGCTACGGCAGCTTCCCGTGCAGGGCTAGAGATTTCCCAAAGGTCTAGAGATGCTTACCAGCTAGATATGCAGTCATATGTAATATAGTGCTGTAATGGAACATCATGATGCTTGACGTGATTGAACCAAActcagcctcagccacgATCTATGCTTTTATCGCTCAATTATGCAACGCTAAAGCCCAGGGTTGGGACTGTATGTAGATTTATTCTCTCCATTTGAGGATATAAGTGCTTATTAAGTCCATGTGTATCGAGTATAATTCTCTTGTGGAAGCTTTGTGGCCTATGTCTTCATAACACGGGGCGGGGGGGATAGAGCGGAGTGTCAACTACACCGGTACGTGTATATAATCGTCACTAAATACTTCGCAGCgctctttatatttttcagGCTGTCTCGCTAGGtacctttctctttctttatgCTGCCTTTTTCTACTGGCTTCCATGATAGCCTTGTAAAAGCAAAATGAGTGCATGACCAACCCCCCTCATCTACTCAGCTACAGAGGCTAGATGGCCAAACACCAAGACAAACTGTGGCCAAAGGCGATCTTTTCCCAACTTCGTTCAGTCGTAGGGCTCTCAGACGCACGTCATGAATTTTGTTTGACTCCGTATTCCCGTACGCACCATGAATTCCTGTTACACAATGCCGCACCGGCCACATTCTAATTAAACTGGGCTGCAGCCGTCGGACTCGCAAAAGTCCTATTCGGCCTCGGCGTTGTTTAGTAAACAGCAGCACTCAATAATGATCTCTTTATGCAAAAGAACGGTGTACATACTCTAGGAAATTTTGAGGAAGATGGGCAAGTCTAATGTAGGTTTCCGTCAAGGTTGAAGGATGTTGTTGTGTGTAATCTTGAAGTAATAGAAGCAAAATGAGATGAACACTTGGACTGTATTTtgtgtaatataatataattccCCTTGGACTCAGATGGACGCTATCCTAGCTCAGGCAGCTATCCGCaaagctggaggagctgtGTGTTGGTGTCAAGGGAGGGAAAGGATCCCTGTCAATAGACTCACTAGCTGTCAGCTAGGTGTATAAAAATTATTCAGGAACACAAGCCCTTTCATAGATGCAGCATCACATTATATCTTTGTCACCGACTCTACGCTGATTTCTGTGAAAATATGGTTTTTGTAGAGTATAGCGACTGGGGTCTTGggactacatgtacttattGCTAAGTATAGTGTACACTGGATACATTCTTCAGGGCAATGTGAATCGCTGGGATAAGAAAGCGACTTGAGTTGGTAGATAATTGGCCTTGAAATAGGTATGTATAATATTCATCACCATAGGTAAGGTACCTATCAACTATTCACATGTGCCCAGCATGCAACTTCGCACTCATGGTTCTGCGTTGAGCCATGTTGATTGGCTATCGGGCAGCCGTTTACCCGGACCGATACTCCAATAGAACAGAGGCACTTACTAAGCCATAGACGCGCGACACTGCTCTGCACTGCGTTTTACTCTTCACAAGTACACAGCTTTGCCAATCACGCGCACTacggcaataatattattgcaaCCATAGTATTGATACTTCTTACTAGGTGTATCTCTTCGCTTAGAGATCGCTATTCTCAGATACCTATTAAGTCGCTTAGGAAACTCGCTGTACCAAAGCAGAGAAAACTCTGATACAGCGTGTCTGATAATGGCTGACCCACTAAGGCAAGTTGTGACGTCAAGCTGCTTAAGAGTGCTACGTACAAGTACTATTCTTTGCATACCTGAGTACTACCTTATAAGccgaaagaaaagggaagggGGGAAGTGATACATTTGGATACAGGCGGCGTCTATAAAATTTAAGAGGCAAGGAGAAGCAAATAGAACTAGCGTTGAACTTTTCttgaacttttcttttttcctcatGAGCTACGAGGATAGTAGCAATTGGCGCACTGCTAGTGGTACTTGGTGCTACCACTGttaatgctgctgccgtaaGAGTACAGCTGTTCATGCCTTAGTTTGATGCCTGATTGTGGCTCCCCTAAGCCCCCTTATCAGAAAGCCAAAATTTTGATACCGCGCCCCAccattcaaaaaaaaaattcacccCGCCCATGTCGAAGAATTTCAAGCCTCTTTGCCTGCAGACCAGCAACCACCGCCACCATCCTGGTCAGCCCGTAGTTTCGCCTCCcggattttttcttttttcctcttcttctctattGTACAAAAGTGGTATTCAGCGACGTTGAATACTACGCCTGGGAAATCGGgacttcctttttttggtgtatttttctctcctttttctttttacaaCTCTCCCGCTCTTTGGttccatctttctttttctccttcaatcCCAACATCAAACCAAAAGTTGGAATAGAAATCCCCAAGTCACACCGCCACAATGCCTTCAGCTTCCAAGGAAAAGAGACTCGCGAAGAAGGCTGCCGAGGGCAAGCTGGACAAGAAGGGCGGAAAGGCtagcaagaagcagcaggagccTGAGCTCGATGCCTTTGGAAACCCCGTCAAGGATACTGATAGCCCCGCCACTACTGACGACAAGCTGGACGAAGTGAAGCGCCTTGCCGAGCAGATGGACAAGCACGGCATCTCAGACCGAGTCACCACTGGTGTGTTGTCGTCCACCCAGCAGAGCAAGGACGTCAAGATCACCAGTGCCTCCCTCGTGTTCCACGGCCGAGTCCTCATCACCGATTCGACTCTTGAACTGTCTTTCGCCCGCCGATACGGTCTCCTTGGTGAGAACGGCTGCGGAAAGTCCACTCtcctcaaggccatcgcTGCCAGAGAGTACCCTATCCCTAGCCACGTCGACATTTATCTGCTGAACGAGGGTGCTCCCCCCAGTGACCTCGGTGCCCTGGAATGGGTTGTCACAGAGGCCGAGAACGAAATGGAGCGTCTTGACAAGTTGGCAGAGCAACTTTTGGAAGACGAAGGCCCTGAAAGCCCCGTCTTGATTGACCTTTATGACGTATGTGCTCCAACCCGATTTGCCTGCAGCAGTTCAATACTTGTCGAACAAAGTactaactttttttcttctcacgACAGCACATGGACAAGATGGACCCCTCTACCTTCTCCACCCGCGCGTCCCTCATTCTGACTGGTCTCGGTTTCAACAAGAAGACCATCCacaagaagaccaaggacATGTCTGGTGGTTGGAGAATGCGTGTTGCCTTGGCCAAGGCGCTGTTTGTCAAGCCCTCACTACTCCTGCTTGACGACCCCACCGCTCACTTGGATCTTGAGGCCTGTGTGTGGCTGGAAGAGTATCTGAAGAAGTGGGATCGTACCCTGGTTTTGGTTTCCCACTCCATGGACTTCTTGAACGGAGTGTGCAGCAACATGATTGACATGCgagagaagcagctgctctACTATGGTGGTAACTACGACTCTTACGCCAAGACTCGCGAGGAGAACGAGACCAACCAGATGAAGGCCTACCacaagcagcaggaggaaaTTGCTCACATCAAGAAGTTCATTGCCAGCGCCGGTACCTATGCCAACCTGGTCCGTCAGGCCAAGTCCCGTCAGAAGATTCTGGACAAGATGGAGGCAGACGGCTTCATCCAGCCCGTTGTCGCCGACAAAGTCTTCACCTTCCGGTTCGCCGATGTCGAGAAGCTGCCCCCTCCCGTCTTGTCCTTTGACAACGTCACTTTCTCCTACTCTGGCAACCCCGAGGATGATCTCTACCGCAACTTGGATCTCGGTTTCGACATGGACTCCCGAACCGCCCTGGTCGGCCCCAACGGTGTTGGCAAGTCAACGCTGCTTCGATTAATGACTGGCAAGCTCTCTCCTACTGGCGGATCTGTTACCCGTCACACTCACTTAAAGCTTGGCTTGTACTCTCAGCACAGTGCCGAGCAGCTCGACCTGACCAAGTCTGCCCTGGACTTTGTCCGTGATAAATACAAGGAGAAGTCTCAAGACTACCAGTACTGgcgccagcagcttggccGCTACGGTCTCACTGGTGATTCTCAGACCGCCCTGATGGGAACGCTGTCTGAGGGTCAGAAGAGCCGTATCGTCTTCGCCCTGCTCGCCATTGACGGCCCCaacatgctgctgcttgacgaGCCTACCAACGGTCTCGATATCCCCACTATTGATAGTTTGGCCGATGCCATCAACGCCTTTAGCGGCGGTGTTATTGTCGTGTCCCACGACTTCAGGTGAGTCTCATCACGTTGACTTATTTTATTGTTTGATAACCGTTGCTAATACATTCCCTCAAAGATTGCTTGACAAGATTGCGAAGCAGATTTTGGTGTGCGAGAACCAGACTATCCGCCAATGGGACAGCACTATTGGCGATTACAAGAACTACCTTCGCAAGAAGATGATTTCCGCTGGTGCCGTGTAAAAGCGGAAAATGCAAGACGAGCAGAAAAAAGGTTTTGACAAAATTTTGCAATTGGAATCGCAGTTGAAATTCATATAGAACGGATGATCAATGACAGGGAATTGAACGGCGGTATATGGGATAGATTGTCACACGcggcaaaataaaaaagagaggcaatCAGGGATGAGCCGCGCAAAAAGTGCACATGAGCTCGGCCGCGATACCCTAGAGATGCAGGATGCATGCATTCATGATCaatgtttttttgtttcaaaTTACGGCATAGACTCGGTAGTGTCATGAGTTTTTCTTGGGGgttactactactgctgctatttaCTATGGAGGATATGGGGAGAATCTTAAACCAGAATGAAATGAATCCAGAATGGCATACGATAATGAATCGAATTTGATAGTGATGTATGTATTGAGAGTGAGTGAAGGCCATGGTCaggattctctctctctttctctctctaaaCGTaaattagtatatatatatatatatataattacacGTTATATACAACGTATAAGTGTGTGggtttgttttatttattctttgctctctttttttctcctgtccaagttttttttttcttggagcGGCTAGTGGGATTTGTTACCAGATTTGGCGCCGGTTGACTCACTCCGGGGAGAATAGTCGGCAATTTTAAAGCATCTAAGCCTACCTAGTGTCTGGTTGTATCAAGGCCCCTAGTCTTTTAGGGTAGCCCGCCGCTACTCAGCACAGGTTACGAGTAGTATATATACCTGATATCAATATCTGCAACATCAAAGTTTACAAGCACACAAACTTCTCGCCAAACCTAAGGCCTATCAGTGTGGTGAAAGCTTTAGGGGAGATTTAAAAAGACACGTTCATAATGGCTTCAGTTAAACTACGGCCAGCTCAGCCAGCGGATGCGGCCGCCATCGCAGATACTCACTATAGAGCCCTGGATCGGTATCACGAGTTCTACGGTGCATTTTTCGTCTTGGATCCGAGAGAAATTTTGGCAAAATCGACACCTGTGGCGTTATCAAAGCCAGAAAACATCATGTTGGTCGCGGTAGATGAGGAGTCAAGCGATATTATTGGGATTGTGAAGTACACTGTTGAGGCAGAGAAAGTGGcgtctactactactactactactactactactactactactgctgctgctgctgctgctgaggacTCTACTTCTGTCCCTGCCGGGCCTTCGTTTACCGCGATCAAGGAGCATTTGAAAGAATTGTGGACAGAGTTTGGGAAGAGGAGGGACGAAATGGATGAGTGTTACGAGAAGGCTGCGGATGGGAAGAGGCATATCTGTAGGTTTTCTCAGCCCAACAGGAATTTTATTGAAAGTTGGGTGAACAAGGATGATGGCTAAtgtgacttttttttttataaagatattCATACTTTGATGATCAGCCCAGATTATCAGCGTAGAGGTGTTGGGGGCAAGCTGCTCGCTGCAGTGCTGAAACAGGGTGACGAGGAAGGCATTCCGACATTTTTGGCGTCAACGGCAGAGTCAATCGGGCTGTATGGCCGGGTGGGGTTTGAGAGCCTGGGGACATGGCCGATTGATAATGAGTATTGGGCCGGGAGGGTAGTTGATCTGGAGAAGGAGCTCGGAATTGCTGGTCATGAGGGGCTGCAAGAGA
This window encodes:
- a CDS encoding uncharacterized protein (SECRETED:SignalP(1-18)~MEROPS:MER0001944) is translated as MKLQWILGLLATACTVVAAPSANHSLGIPPLGLDNRAIGPAIPSLPDSGDGCDSQPQPEPRFYNSVTKGFYVNGTTLPEINFDVGESYAGNLPVSTKPGESDELFFWFFPTANKEHQNDKEIVIWLSGGPGCSSMLAILQENGPFSWQPGTLKPTPNPFSWHLLSNVVWIDQPVGTGYSKGEPSIKDEDELAEQFMGFWRNFVDTFGMHGWKVYIAGESYAGMYGPYISSHFIDAKDPEYYNMRGLLVYDGVMFDSIAQSSIPILPFINRYQDILPFDDLQLSKFRGIHEDCGFTDYFDKYLVFPPSGIQPGLIPGANNETCSNLWDTVRNMAWMANPCFNTYNIIDYCPFVNSVGANPVNNTNGSVPYFDRREVKIAIHASPSTDWVPCATKSVFLTNDSKEQSSVPPGLKQLPNVIDTTQNVILAAGGVDILVPLNGIVLGIQNMTWGGRLGFQYQPQDPFYVPDYGITRIPGGFTGYGSNLPASHGVLGTTHHERGLTLVATKLAGHQGPEFAPAAAFRHIEKLLGRVKSLSNTESFTLPGLRNISQPASTTLGKGTMPIP
- the ARB1 gene encoding ABC transporter ATP-binding protein arb1 (BUSCO:EOG092D15UU); this translates as MPSASKEKRLAKKAAEGKLDKKGGKASKKQQEPELDAFGNPVKDTDSPATTDDKLDEVKRLAEQMDKHGISDRVTTGVLSSTQQSKDVKITSASLVFHGRVLITDSTLELSFARRYGLLGENGCGKSTLLKAIAAREYPIPSHVDIYLLNEGAPPSDLGALEWVVTEAENEMERLDKLAEQLLEDEGPESPVLIDLYDHMDKMDPSTFSTRASLILTGLGFNKKTIHKKTKDMSGGWRMRVALAKALFVKPSLLLLDDPTAHLDLEACVWLEEYLKKWDRTLVLVSHSMDFLNGVCSNMIDMREKQLLYYGGNYDSYAKTREENETNQMKAYHKQQEEIAHIKKFIASAGTYANLVRQAKSRQKILDKMEADGFIQPVVADKVFTFRFADVEKLPPPVLSFDNVTFSYSGNPEDDLYRNLDLGFDMDSRTALVGPNGVGKSTLLRLMTGKLSPTGGSVTRHTHLKLGLYSQHSAEQLDLTKSALDFVRDKYKEKSQDYQYWRQQLGRYGLTGDSQTALMGTLSEGQKSRIVFALLAIDGPNMLLLDEPTNGLDIPTIDSLADAINAFSGGVIVVSHDFRLLDKIAKQILVCENQTIRQWDSTIGDYKNYLRKKMISAGAV
- a CDS encoding uncharacterized protein (EggNog:ENOG41), coding for MASVKLRPAQPADAAAIADTHYRALDRYHEFYGAFFVLDPREILAKSTPVALSKPENIMLVAVDEESSDIIGIVKYTVEAEKVASTTTTTTTTTTTTAAAAAAEDSTSVPAGPSFTAIKEHLKELWTEFGKRRDEMDECYEKAADGKRHIYIHTLMISPDYQRRGVGGKLLAAVLKQGDEEGIPTFLASTAESIGLYGRVGFESLGTWPIDNEYWAGRVVDLEKELGIAGHEGLQETFKGVREVEDVMVRWPKKQ